The genomic region CCGGTGCAGGCGGCGTGGTCGGGCTGCTTTCGCCGGTGGCTTCAGTGGCATCGGTGGCATCGGTGGCATCGGTGGCATCGGTGGCATCGGTGCCGCCGTTGTGCGGAATCTCCAGGGCGTCGAAGATCTCTCTGAGCTTCTCCCACACAAGCGGGGTGGTGGTTCGCGCGTAGGCGTTGGAGATGTGGTTCTGATCGCGGTAGACGTAAAGGTTTCCGATGATCGGCGGGCACAGCGTGTCGTCGCAGAACCAGTCGGACGTATCCAGGGACCACTGCTGGTTCTCAGGGAAGAGGAACGCCTCGCCCGGGTCTTCGTATCCGTAGACGGTTTCGCGGACGGTCGAGCAGGCTTCCATGGAGTTGCCGGCAACGAGGCACTCGTTGGGGTCCATGTGCTCGCCCTCACGGCTGAATACCCACGGGTTGTCGCGAATGCCCAGGAAGGGGATGTCGTTCAGGCGGAGAGTGTCCCACACGTGTGCGTAGGCGGCTGGAACGAGGTCAGGGCCGACACTGCCTTCGCCGGCGCGGCCGGCCGGCCGGGTCGAGGTGGACACCGCCAGGTCCGGGTCGAGGTCGATGATCTTTTGGAAGGCTTGCTGGGACCACTCGGCACACACTTCAGACACAGTGTCCAGATCATCGAGGACTAGCGGGCACTCCTGACGCATGTACGGTACGACCTTGAACCCGTGTTCGCGGCCGAGGATGTCCAGGGGGATGACCCAGGGCTCCGAGTGGGAGCCGCCGAAAAGAACCACGGTGGTGTCGGCTTCGGTGTCGCCGTAAACGCAATGCTCGCCAGGCATTATGTCGGCTGGCTGGTCCATCCAGATCAAGCAGCCGTCATCAACGGTCGGCGGGAACATGTCAGCGATCAAGGTGGGGTCCGGTTCTGCTTGGGCCTCCGGTACATCGGCGCCGAAACGCGCCATCACGCCCGGGTAGGTGGCCGCGTCCAGGACGCCTTCGGCGTTGTCCACTTGGCGGGCAAAGACCGGCTGAATCGCCAGCAGACCTGCCAACAGTAGAGCGATGACGGCGCCGCCGGCGGCGCGGAGGCGGCCAGGAAGCGTCGTCAAGCTTGCTTTGGCGCGTTGAACGGGCTTGTCCGTCGTCTTAGGGCGCTTGGCGTGCTGGCGCAACGGGTCTTCGACCAAGCTGTAGGTCAGGTGCGCGAGCGCGAGCGACAGGCCGATGACGAGGATGCCCAAAGCGATCGACGGCGTGTCGCGTTCCGATCTCACCGTGAACAGAATGAGCAGCGGCCAGTGCCACAAGTAGAGGGAGTAGGCCACCTTGCCCAACCACTTCATCGGGGAGGACGCCAGTACGCGGGCGACAGCGTGATCCGGCCCAGCGACGACGACCAGAGCTGCACCCAGCAGCGGGAGCAGTGCGGCGGGGCCGGGGAATGCCAGCGAGGTGGAGATGACAAAGCCGGTGATCGTGATCATCACTAGGCCGAGACCCGCTGCGAACGAGCGGAGCCGTGCCGGGATGACGTCGGCGAAGGGAATCATGGCCAGCAGTGCACCGAAGCTCAGCTCCCACAGGCGGGAGGGGAAGGCGTAGTAGTTCTCCGGCGTGCCGACGAGCCCGTGCCGCGACGCGTAGGCAAAGGACGCGATAGTGACCAGTGAGAGCACGACAATGGCGCCGCGGCGCAGTCGCTTAACACCGATATGTGCGCGGGTAGCCAACAGCGCCACGATGATGCCGGCCGCGATGGCGAAGAGGTAGAACTGCCCCTGCACACTCATAGACCACAGGTGCTGCAGCGGGGATGTCTCCGAACCCGCGGCGGCATAGGCGGCGTCTTGCGCAGCGAGCTCGTAGTTCTGGTAGTACAACACGGACGCGGTGAACTGCTGAGTCAGCTCTAGGCTGAGCAACTCCGGCGTGAGATACTTGATCCCCAGGTAGGTCGCGGATAGCACCACCGCCAGCGCTGGCAGAAGACGCCGTGCGGTGCGCCATAACGGCCACCATGGGTTGAGCGACGGGTTCGGGCGGACTGCATAGCGCAGCTGCGCACCCATGAAGAAATAACCGGACAGCAGCAGGAAGACATCCACACCACCGGAAACGCGCCCGACGAAGACGTGGAAGACTACGACTAAGGCGATGGCAAACCCGCGCAGGCCGTCAAGGTCGTTGCGGTACGTCAGCCTAGGCAAGGGGGCTTGCCCCTGCTCGCGTGGCTTCTGTGTGCTTACCGTGGTAGTCATGCAATCTTGTCCGGCGTGTCTCGCTCGTATGTTTTGTTGATCCCCGCAGACCTTACCGCGCTTTCCCTGTAAACCTCATAACCCACGCCTCTTTTGGTGTATAGGCCAGCAGCGGGTAGGGTGATTCGAGCTGCGTAAGCGCCGACCCCGGTAGTGCCAGTACAGCACACAACCGGCCGGCCAGTCACACGCAGGGAAATCTAAGGGTTGAACCGGTCCGCCAATAAGTGGCGGATGTCTGCACTGCCCAGTGACCGTAAGGAAGTACTTAAACATGGCTGTCAAGATCAAGCTGCAGCGCGTGGGCAAGATCCGCAATGCCCAGTACCGTGTTGTCGTTGCCGATGCCCGCACCCGTCGCGACGGTCAGGTCATCGAGAACATCGGTATCTACCACCCGAAGGAAGAGCCGTCGCTCATCCGCATCGATTCCGAGCGTGCACAGTACTGGCTCGGCGTCGGCGCACAGCCGACGGAGCCGGTTGCGGCTCTGCTCAAGGTGACCGGCGACTGGCAGAAGCACAAGGGCCTCGACGGTGCAGAGGGCACCCTCAAGGTTGCTGATGAGAAGCCGTCCAAGCTCGACCTGTTCAACCAGGCTCTTGAGGAAGCTGCTGGCGGCCCGACCGCCGAGGCCATCACCGAGAAGCGCAAGAAGGCTAAGGAAGAGGCAGAGGCTAAGGCTGCTGCTGAGGCCGCCGCTGAAGCTGAGGCTGGAGAGGCAGCTGAGGCTGAGGCTGAGTCCGATGACGCTGCTGAGGACGCACCGGCTGAAGAGGCTGAGGCAGAAGAGAACTAGTCGCCATCCCGCGAACCTCTCTGGGCTAGGGCCTGGGGAGGTTTTCTCATGCCCGGAAGGAGATCGCGGTAGCCTGAGCTGCATGGAAATCAGGATTGGCAGGGTAGTGAAGTCCCATGGCGTGCGCGGCGAGGTCGTTGTGGAGCCGCTCGCGGACGACGAGGACATCTTCTTCGCCGAGGGCGAAGTTCTCCACGGCCGCCAGACGGGCAAGGAGCGTGACCTGACCATTAAGTCGGTGCGCCCGCACCAGAAGCGCCTGCTGGTCACGTTCGAGGAGGTTGCGGACCGCACTGCCGCCGATTCGCTGCGCGGCATGCAGTTCTTCGCCGAGCCGCTCGAGCGCGACGAGGACTCCGACGAGTACTACGACCACGAGCTCATCGGTCTGAAAGTGCTCCTTGACCATGCCGGAGGCACGCACATCGGCGAGGTCACGGGCGTGATGACCATGCCCAACCGCAAACTCCTCGAAGTGGATTACCACGGCAAAGAAGTGCTGGTGCCGTTCGTGATGGACATCGTGCCGGAGATCGACCTGGATGAGGGCTACCTGGTGATTACTCCGCCGGAGGGTCTGTTGGAGCTGTGAGCATGAGACTGGACATCATCACGATCTTCCCCGAGTACCTCGACCCGCTGCGCCACGCGCTGCTGGGCAAAGCGATCGAGCAGGGGATCCTCTCCGTCGGCGTGCACAATCTGCGCGACTGGGCCACCGGCAACCACAAAGCGGTGGACGATTCGCCATTCGGTGGCGGCCCCGGCATGGTGATGCTCCCGGAAGTCTGGGGCCAAGCGCTCGATCACGTGGCGCAACTTCCGCTTAGCGACGGCAGCGCCCCCCAACTCCACTCCGCCACCCCGCACCGCAACGACAAAGCGCGCCATGACGACGTCGCCGCTGTGGCGCCGCGGCCGTACCAAGAGGAGCGGGACTACCGGGACGGCGAAGACCCGGATGCACCGCTTCTGCTCGTGCCCACTCCCGCCGGGGCGCCGTTCACGCAGGCGGATGCGCGGGCGTGGTCGCGCGAAGAGCACATTGCTATCGCCTGCGGGCGCTATGAAGGCATTGACCAGCGTGTGTTCGTGGACGCCGCGCAGCGCTACCGGGTGCGGGAGGTCTCCATCGGCGACTACGTGCTCATCGGTGGGGAAGTGGCGGCATTGGTCATCGCCGAGGCCGTGACGCGACTCATTCCCGGCGTGCTGGGCAACACCGAGAGCCACGAGGAAGACAGTTTCTCTGACGGCCTACTCGAGGGACCGTCCTACACTAAGCCGCGTCAGTGGCGGGGACTCTCGGCACCGGAGGTGCTGGTATCGGGAGACCACGGCAAGATCGCCCGGTGGCGCCGTGATGAGGCTTTGCGCAGGACGCAGCAGGTGCGGCCGGAACTCGTCGATAAGCTGCGCGCAGAAGGTGGGCTGGATGGAGATGACCTATTCACGCTCGATGCGCGGGATGTCTCCACCGACATCGCGGTGATCATGAATGCGGTCGCGTGGGAAAAGTCCCAGGGCAAAGTGGCGAAGAAGCTGCGCCGGGCGGGATTCATGGATGCCGCCGTGACAGTGGAGCTGCAGGATCAGATGTGTGTGGTGGACAATGCCGTCGTCACGCAATATTTGCAGGCTGAAGACGGCCCGCTGCTCGATCCGGTGTACCGCGTTGTTGTGGAGGGCCGCACGGCGCTGCCGCTGAAGGACGCGACTCAGGCCGTGGTCAACGCACTTCCCGGTGTCCAGTACTGGTACGGAACGACGACGGAGAAAACCGCACGGCGATTTGGGTGAACCCCTGGTGGTGTGCTTGAATATTCGGGTCATGTAGCCGACACGAACCAGCCGAGCGCCTTGCATAGGGAAGAGCCGCTAGGGTCCTCTGTCCAAATCTGAAAAGGAACATTCGTTATGTCTAACGGCATTATCGACAAGGTCGACGCAGGCCAGCTGCGCGATGACATCCCCGACTTCCGTCCCGGTGACACCCTGGGTGTCCACGTGAAGGTTATTGAGGGCAACGTTACCCGTACCCAGCTCTTCGAGGGCTTCGTGGTCCGCCGCCAGGGTTCTGGTATCCGCGAGACCTTCACTGTCCGCAAGATCTCCTTCGGCATCGGTGTGGAGCGTACCTTCCCGGTTCACTCCCCGAACATCGACCACATCGAGGTTGTCCGCCGCGGCCGTGTCCGCCGCGCGAAGCTGTACTACATGCGCGATTTGCGCGGTAAGGCAGCGCGCATCAAGGAGCGCCGCTAAGCTCCTGCCGTGCGAAACGCCCTCACCTGGTGGTGGGGGCGTTTGGATTTCCTGGTGCTAAGGTGATTGCCCGTGACCCACAACCCTGATCCCCGGTCTTCCCGCCGAACCGCCCCGTGGCCCGAACTTCCGCAGCAGTCCGGTAGTCCTGTGACGGCGCGGTACCAGCCCCGCCCTTCTGGTGAGCCGAAGAAGGCACCGAAGGACGACAAGGCCACGATGCCGTGGTACGTGGAGATCCCCATGGTGGTCGTGCTGACGCTGGGATTGATCTTCCTGCTCCAGACGTTTGTGGGACGCGTTTACCTGATTCCGTCGGCGTCGATGGAACCGACGCTGCACGGCTGTGAGGGCTGCAACGGTGACCGCATCTTCGTAGAGAAGGTCTCCTATTACTTCTCCGACCCGGAGCCGGGCGACATTGTGGTCTTCGAGGGCACTGACTCCTGGAACACCAATTACGTGTCTAACCGCTCGGACAACCCGATTGTGGCTGGGCTGCAGCAGCTCGGTTCGTACGTGGGCTTGGTCGCCCCCGACGAGAACGATTTGGTCAAGCGCATTGTCGCAACCGGTGGCCAGACCGTGTCGTGCCAGGCGGGAGACC from Corynebacterium genitalium ATCC 33030 harbors:
- the trmD gene encoding tRNA (guanosine(37)-N1)-methyltransferase TrmD, coding for MRLDIITIFPEYLDPLRHALLGKAIEQGILSVGVHNLRDWATGNHKAVDDSPFGGGPGMVMLPEVWGQALDHVAQLPLSDGSAPQLHSATPHRNDKARHDDVAAVAPRPYQEERDYRDGEDPDAPLLLVPTPAGAPFTQADARAWSREEHIAIACGRYEGIDQRVFVDAAQRYRVREVSIGDYVLIGGEVAALVIAEAVTRLIPGVLGNTESHEEDSFSDGLLEGPSYTKPRQWRGLSAPEVLVSGDHGKIARWRRDEALRRTQQVRPELVDKLRAEGGLDGDDLFTLDARDVSTDIAVIMNAVAWEKSQGKVAKKLRRAGFMDAAVTVELQDQMCVVDNAVVTQYLQAEDGPLLDPVYRVVVEGRTALPLKDATQAVVNALPGVQYWYGTTTEKTARRFG
- the rimM gene encoding ribosome maturation factor RimM (Essential for efficient processing of 16S rRNA), which produces MEIRIGRVVKSHGVRGEVVVEPLADDEDIFFAEGEVLHGRQTGKERDLTIKSVRPHQKRLLVTFEEVADRTAADSLRGMQFFAEPLERDEDSDEYYDHELIGLKVLLDHAGGTHIGEVTGVMTMPNRKLLEVDYHGKEVLVPFVMDIVPEIDLDEGYLVITPPEGLLEL
- the lepB gene encoding signal peptidase I — its product is MPWYVEIPMVVVLTLGLIFLLQTFVGRVYLIPSASMEPTLHGCEGCNGDRIFVEKVSYYFSDPEPGDIVVFEGTDSWNTNYVSNRSDNPIVAGLQQLGSYVGLVAPDENDLVKRIVATGGQTVSCQAGDPAVMVDDEPIDQSYILQPHANPIIGDEASEACGGSFFGPLTVPDDHVFVMGDNRTNSLDSRAHMGDQFQGTIPEENIRGKVSFIILPLTRIGSVNNQDIQPQQQ
- the rplS gene encoding 50S ribosomal protein L19 codes for the protein MSNGIIDKVDAGQLRDDIPDFRPGDTLGVHVKVIEGNVTRTQLFEGFVVRRQGSGIRETFTVRKISFGIGVERTFPVHSPNIDHIEVVRRGRVRRAKLYYMRDLRGKAARIKERR
- the rpsP gene encoding 30S ribosomal protein S16 → MAVKIKLQRVGKIRNAQYRVVVADARTRRDGQVIENIGIYHPKEEPSLIRIDSERAQYWLGVGAQPTEPVAALLKVTGDWQKHKGLDGAEGTLKVADEKPSKLDLFNQALEEAAGGPTAEAITEKRKKAKEEAEAKAAAEAAAEAEAGEAAEAEAESDDAAEDAPAEEAEAEEN
- a CDS encoding acyltransferase family protein, which codes for MTTTVSTQKPREQGQAPLPRLTYRNDLDGLRGFAIALVVVFHVFVGRVSGGVDVFLLLSGYFFMGAQLRYAVRPNPSLNPWWPLWRTARRLLPALAVVLSATYLGIKYLTPELLSLELTQQFTASVLYYQNYELAAQDAAYAAAGSETSPLQHLWSMSVQGQFYLFAIAAGIIVALLATRAHIGVKRLRRGAIVVLSLVTIASFAYASRHGLVGTPENYYAFPSRLWELSFGALLAMIPFADVIPARLRSFAAGLGLVMITITGFVISTSLAFPGPAALLPLLGAALVVVAGPDHAVARVLASSPMKWLGKVAYSLYLWHWPLLILFTVRSERDTPSIALGILVIGLSLALAHLTYSLVEDPLRQHAKRPKTTDKPVQRAKASLTTLPGRLRAAGGAVIALLLAGLLAIQPVFARQVDNAEGVLDAATYPGVMARFGADVPEAQAEPDPTLIADMFPPTVDDGCLIWMDQPADIMPGEHCVYGDTEADTTVVLFGGSHSEPWVIPLDILGREHGFKVVPYMRQECPLVLDDLDTVSEVCAEWSQQAFQKIIDLDPDLAVSTSTRPAGRAGEGSVGPDLVPAAYAHVWDTLRLNDIPFLGIRDNPWVFSREGEHMDPNECLVAGNSMEACSTVRETVYGYEDPGEAFLFPENQQWSLDTSDWFCDDTLCPPIIGNLYVYRDQNHISNAYARTTTPLVWEKLREIFDALEIPHNGGTDATDATDATDATDATEATGESSPTTPPAPENADPATDDGDPTGEAHPNGPYAPADPNNPALGEPGKLIFN